A single region of the Ancylobacter novellus DSM 506 genome encodes:
- a CDS encoding low molecular weight phosphatase family protein translates to MCGQNSVRSPMAAVLAKHLFGRSLYVGSAGVAKGEPDPFVTAAIDEVGLDLHRHRPQTLEELEENEGLAFDLVITLSPDAHHRALELTRTNAIDVEYWPTPDPTLVAGNREQQLDAYRAVRDELEARIRARFQRHV, encoded by the coding sequence ATGTGCGGGCAGAACAGCGTGCGCTCGCCCATGGCGGCGGTGCTGGCGAAGCACCTGTTCGGCCGGTCGCTCTATGTCGGTTCGGCCGGGGTGGCGAAGGGCGAGCCCGATCCTTTCGTCACCGCCGCCATCGACGAGGTGGGGCTCGACCTGCATCGCCACCGGCCGCAGACGCTGGAGGAGCTGGAGGAGAATGAAGGGCTCGCCTTCGACCTCGTCATCACCCTCTCGCCCGACGCTCATCACCGGGCGCTGGAGCTCACCCGCACCAACGCCATCGACGTCGAGTACTGGCCGACGCCGGACCCGACGCTGGTCGCCGGCAATCGCGAGCAGCAGCTCGACGCCTATCGCGCCGTGCGCGACGAATTGGAGGCGCGCATCCGCGCCCGCTTCCAGCGCCATGTTTGA